In bacterium, a single window of DNA contains:
- a CDS encoding galactokinase has product MIITRSPLRITLGGGGTDLPSYYREHGGFVIGGAIDKYVYITLHRTFVPHLIIKYSKTERVTALEDIQHPIIREALRLTEVAIASLELTSMADIPAGTGLGSSGSFTTGLLKALHTFKKNLVHPEELAEQACRIEIDILGEPVGKQDQYVSAYGGVACFRFLPNGRVEAEPLKTDPDTLSTLEDNLVLFFTGYSRAASEILRDQDDRSKSRDATMLDELHFVKDLGLKSRDALEQGDLGRFAELLNVHWEHKRRRSRGMSNSQIDDWYALGMRHGALGGKLIGAGGGGFLMFYAEDKVHLRRAMRQAGLPEVRFRFDFEGTKIITQS; this is encoded by the coding sequence ATGATCATCACCCGCAGCCCACTCCGCATCACGCTCGGCGGCGGCGGCACCGATCTCCCTTCGTACTATCGCGAGCACGGGGGCTTCGTGATCGGCGGCGCCATCGACAAATACGTGTACATCACCCTGCACCGCACGTTCGTCCCGCACCTGATCATCAAGTACTCCAAGACCGAGCGCGTCACGGCCCTCGAGGACATCCAGCATCCGATCATCCGAGAGGCGCTGCGGCTGACGGAGGTCGCGATCGCCAGCTTGGAGTTGACGAGCATGGCGGACATCCCCGCCGGCACCGGGCTCGGCTCGTCCGGCAGCTTCACGACCGGCCTCCTCAAGGCGCTCCACACGTTCAAGAAGAACCTGGTCCATCCGGAGGAACTGGCCGAGCAGGCGTGCCGCATCGAGATCGACATCCTCGGCGAACCCGTCGGGAAACAGGATCAGTACGTCTCGGCGTACGGCGGGGTCGCCTGCTTCCGCTTCCTGCCGAACGGGCGCGTCGAGGCGGAACCGCTCAAGACCGATCCCGACACGCTCTCCACCCTCGAGGACAACCTGGTCTTGTTCTTCACGGGCTACTCTCGGGCGGCCTCGGAGATCCTGCGGGACCAGGACGACCGGAGCAAGTCCCGCGATGCGACGATGCTGGACGAGCTGCACTTCGTGAAAGATCTCGGTCTGAAGAGCCGAGACGCTCTCGAGCAGGGAGATCTGGGACGGTTTGCGGAGCTGTTGAACGTTCACTGGGAGCACAAGCGGCGCCGCTCCCGCGGCATGTCGAACAGCCAGATCGACGATTGGTACGCGCTAGGGATGCGCCACGGTGCGCTCGGGGGCAAGCTGATCGGCGCCGGCGGCGGCGGGTTTTTGATGTTCTACGCCGAGGACAAGGTCCATCTCCGCCGCGCGATGCGCCAGGCCGGCCTCCCCGAGGTCAGGTTCCGCTTCGACTTCGAGGGCACGAAGATCATCACCCAGTCGTAG